In Salinigranum marinum, one DNA window encodes the following:
- a CDS encoding KEOPS complex subunit Pcc1, protein MRRAALRTTHASPEAAAVVAGAVEPDNTDSMTTRVDGDAVVTTIEREATGGLHSSVDDYVVNLTVADRLVDAGRPAAGRDDATAADDADGTTADTPIDRTEPTDDQTDTTHDTHE, encoded by the coding sequence GTGAGACGAGCGGCGCTCCGGACGACGCACGCCTCCCCCGAGGCCGCGGCGGTCGTCGCGGGCGCGGTCGAGCCGGACAACACCGATTCGATGACGACGCGCGTCGACGGCGACGCGGTCGTGACGACGATCGAGCGCGAGGCGACTGGCGGGCTCCACTCGTCGGTCGACGACTACGTCGTGAACCTCACCGTGGCCGACCGGCTCGTCGACGCAGGGCGGCCCGCGGCCGGACGCGACGACGCGACGGCGGCCGACGACGCGGACGGCACGACGGCGGACACACCGATAGACAGAACCGAACCGACAGACGACCAGACAGACACCACACACGACACCCATGAGTGA
- a CDS encoding 30S ribosomal protein S3ae produces MSERSVSRQKRGKRWYTILAPEQFDREELGTTFADEPEKVEGRTIDVTLGELTGDAGANNTKLTFKITEVASDTAYTEFIKHELTRDYLRSLVRRGASKVDANITVLTTDDYRVQLQPAAFTTKKADRSQEQAIRKVMVDIVEEAASERTYEQLVDSVVEGRLSSAIYGEAKVIYPLRRVEVQKLTLEARPAEVEAEEEAAVDVDAEEVPVDED; encoded by the coding sequence ATGAGTGAACGATCAGTTTCGAGACAGAAGCGCGGCAAGCGGTGGTACACCATCCTCGCACCCGAACAGTTCGACCGCGAGGAACTGGGGACCACCTTCGCCGACGAACCGGAGAAAGTAGAGGGACGAACCATCGACGTGACGCTCGGCGAACTCACCGGCGACGCCGGTGCGAACAACACCAAGCTCACGTTCAAGATCACCGAGGTCGCCTCCGATACAGCGTACACCGAGTTCATCAAGCACGAACTCACGCGCGACTACCTGCGGAGCCTCGTGCGCCGCGGCGCGTCGAAGGTCGACGCCAACATCACCGTGTTGACGACCGACGACTACCGCGTCCAGCTCCAGCCCGCGGCCTTCACGACGAAGAAGGCCGACCGGAGCCAAGAGCAGGCCATCCGCAAGGTGATGGTCGACATCGTCGAGGAGGCCGCCAGCGAGCGAACGTACGAACAGCTCGTCGACAGCGTCGTCGAGGGTCGGCTCTCCTCCGCGATCTACGGCGAGGCCAAGGTCATCTACCCGCTCCGCCGGGTGGAGGTCCAGAAGCTCACCCTCGAAGCCCGCCCCGCAGAGGTCGAGGCCGAAGAGGAGGCCGCCGTCGACGTCGACGCCGAGGAAGTCCCCGTCGACGAGGACTGA
- a CDS encoding plastocyanin/azurin family copper-binding protein yields the protein MSRLSDAASRRQVLAALGVTGVASLAGCTALVTGSGDEFDVGMTANAFNPPEITVAVGEEVVWHNTSARGHTVTAYENAIPEEADYFASGGFDGESAAREAWREGLGGKIDSGESFRHTFEIAGRYDYVCIPHEQAGMVGAIIVEE from the coding sequence ATGAGCCGTCTCAGCGACGCCGCCTCACGACGGCAGGTCCTCGCCGCCCTCGGCGTCACGGGGGTCGCCTCGCTCGCCGGCTGTACGGCGCTCGTCACCGGGAGCGGCGACGAGTTCGACGTCGGCATGACCGCGAACGCGTTCAACCCGCCCGAGATCACCGTCGCGGTCGGTGAGGAGGTCGTCTGGCACAACACCAGCGCCCGCGGCCACACCGTCACGGCGTACGAGAACGCCATCCCCGAGGAGGCCGACTACTTCGCCAGCGGCGGGTTCGACGGGGAGTCGGCGGCCCGCGAGGCCTGGCGCGAGGGGCTCGGCGGGAAGATCGACTCCGGGGAGTCGTTCCGTCACACCTTCGAGATCGCGGGCAGATACGACTACGTCTGCATCCCGCACGAACAGGCCGGGATGGTCGGGGCCATCATCGTCGAAGAGTAG
- a CDS encoding protein sorting system archaetidylserine synthase (This PssA-like phosphatidyltransferase, along with a PssD-like decarboxylase, is required in Haloarchaea for the archaeosortase ArtA to replace the PGF-CTERM sorting signal with a C-terminal lipid anchor.): protein MKPRFVGRLGLADAVTVSNAGLGFVAAVAATVDVGLAARVILLAAITDALDGVVARKVGSTPAGPYLDSLADVASFGVAPALLVACVVKAEWPLVAGAAVDPGPLVAGVGLPAAFVAMAVIRLGLYTAYDTDVSETQGVQTTLAATVLAATVLAGFDDPVVLVPLTLVLAVLMVTTITYPDLHAQDALVMGLVQFAAVVSRGWYGRGFAYALLFLALGYLLLAPVLYWRDGL, encoded by the coding sequence ATGAAACCGCGGTTCGTCGGTCGGCTCGGCCTCGCGGACGCCGTCACTGTCTCGAACGCGGGGCTGGGCTTCGTCGCCGCGGTCGCCGCGACGGTCGACGTGGGCCTCGCGGCCCGCGTCATTCTCCTGGCGGCGATCACCGACGCGCTCGACGGCGTCGTCGCCCGCAAGGTCGGCTCGACGCCCGCGGGGCCGTACCTCGACTCGCTGGCCGACGTGGCCTCGTTCGGGGTCGCGCCGGCGTTGCTCGTCGCCTGCGTCGTCAAGGCCGAATGGCCGCTCGTCGCCGGAGCTGCGGTCGATCCGGGACCGCTCGTGGCGGGCGTCGGCCTCCCGGCGGCGTTCGTCGCGATGGCGGTCATCCGGCTCGGGCTGTACACGGCGTACGACACGGACGTGAGCGAGACGCAGGGCGTCCAGACGACGCTCGCGGCGACCGTCCTCGCGGCGACCGTCCTCGCGGGCTTCGACGATCCGGTCGTGTTGGTGCCGCTCACGCTCGTGTTGGCCGTCCTGATGGTGACCACGATCACCTACCCCGACCTCCACGCACAGGACGCGCTCGTGATGGGGCTCGTCCAGTTCGCGGCGGTCGTCTCCCGGGGCTGGTACGGCCGGGGGTTCGCGTACGCCCTGCTGTTTCTCGCGCTCGGCTACCTCCTCTTGGCCCCGGTCCTGTACTGGCGCGACGGGCTCTGA
- a CDS encoding DUF7111 family protein: MSEARADDIGVTARYYETDTERVLAFDRDGRTAAVAQNREGYAMLKIRPTADGDELERYYGFDMALDHAGELLGVNPHDLPVPDAAADMGM; encoded by the coding sequence ATGAGCGAGGCCCGTGCGGACGACATCGGTGTGACCGCCCGCTACTACGAGACCGACACCGAGCGCGTCCTCGCGTTCGACCGCGACGGACGGACCGCGGCCGTCGCACAGAACCGCGAGGGGTACGCCATGTTGAAGATCCGGCCGACCGCCGACGGCGACGAACTCGAACGCTACTACGGCTTCGACATGGCGCTGGACCACGCCGGCGAACTCCTCGGCGTGAACCCCCACGATCTGCCCGTCCCCGACGCCGCCGCCGACATGGGGATGTGA
- a CDS encoding RAD55 family ATPase, with the protein MSDGDARAALGDAVLDEMLNGGIPENRTVLVTGGPGSGKSTLAMQYRQTGLAAGEDCLYVGTEQTIGELRDSFSGFSFDVDHENLTFVSVHATLGQTTEGDDELALQSLDDEELLLHVTSPETIDDCVAPFYRSTTDQVLDIWLEDGGLQYVTLQKSPCGFVGSTSLVEYVDEPPYLRVQRPPGTRENPYACE; encoded by the coding sequence ATGTCAGATGGCGATGCGCGGGCCGCTCTCGGAGACGCCGTCCTCGACGAGATGCTCAACGGCGGGATTCCGGAGAACCGCACGGTGCTCGTGACCGGCGGCCCGGGATCCGGAAAGAGCACGCTCGCGATGCAGTACCGCCAGACGGGACTGGCCGCCGGCGAGGACTGTCTGTACGTCGGTACCGAACAGACGATCGGCGAACTACGGGACTCCTTCTCGGGATTCAGCTTCGACGTCGACCACGAGAACCTGACGTTCGTCTCCGTCCACGCCACCCTCGGCCAGACGACCGAGGGCGACGACGAACTCGCCCTCCAGTCACTCGACGACGAGGAATTGCTGTTGCACGTGACGAGTCCCGAGACGATCGACGACTGCGTCGCGCCGTTCTACCGCTCCACCACCGATCAGGTGCTCGACATCTGGCTCGAAGACGGCGGCTTGCAGTACGTCACGCTCCAGAAGTCGCCCTGCGGGTTCGTCGGCTCCACCTCGCTCGTTGAGTACGTCGACGAACCGCCGTACCTCCGCGTCCAGCGTCCGCCGGGGACGCGAGAGAACCCCTACGCCTGCGAGTGA
- a CDS encoding acyl-CoA dehydrogenase, translating into MEFALTTEQRQIREMVAEFVDEEIVPRAAEIDEADEFPHDLVGEMADLGLLGMPFPEEYGGAGLDYHSYAIGLEEISRGSGGLGTVVAAHTSLAGNMLYEFGSETQKQEYLEPLNLGDDIGAFALSEAGAGSDVPAMETVARKEGDEYVVDGSKLWISNGSVADTVTLFAKTDEEAGNRGISSFVVRPDEDAGFHVEGTEHKLGDKGCPTAELRFDGMRLPADRRIGEEGEGFVQALKTLNGGRITIAARGVGIARAALDEARSYATDREQFDQPIGEFQAIKHKLADMDTKLQAAKLLMHRAADLKIRDESYVKEAAQAKLYASEVSREVANEAIQIHGGYGYTKDFPVERFYRDAKLNEIYEGTSEILRNTIGDQVLDG; encoded by the coding sequence ATGGAGTTCGCCCTCACGACCGAACAGAGACAGATCCGCGAGATGGTCGCGGAGTTCGTCGACGAGGAGATCGTGCCGCGCGCGGCGGAGATCGACGAGGCCGACGAGTTCCCCCACGATCTCGTCGGGGAGATGGCCGACCTCGGCCTCCTGGGGATGCCGTTCCCCGAGGAGTACGGCGGCGCGGGCCTCGACTACCACTCGTACGCCATCGGCCTCGAAGAGATCTCGCGCGGCAGCGGCGGCCTCGGGACGGTCGTCGCCGCCCACACCTCCCTCGCCGGGAACATGCTCTACGAGTTCGGGAGCGAGACGCAGAAACAGGAGTACCTCGAACCGCTGAACCTCGGCGACGATATCGGCGCGTTCGCGCTCTCGGAGGCCGGCGCTGGCTCCGACGTGCCGGCGATGGAGACCGTCGCCAGAAAGGAGGGAGACGAGTACGTCGTCGACGGCTCCAAGCTGTGGATCTCGAACGGCTCGGTCGCCGACACGGTCACGCTGTTCGCCAAGACCGACGAGGAAGCCGGCAACCGTGGCATCTCCTCGTTCGTCGTCCGGCCGGACGAGGACGCGGGCTTCCACGTCGAGGGGACGGAGCACAAGCTCGGGGACAAGGGCTGTCCCACCGCTGAGTTGCGATTCGACGGGATGCGTCTGCCAGCCGACCGGCGCATCGGTGAGGAGGGCGAGGGGTTCGTCCAGGCGCTGAAGACGCTCAACGGCGGCCGCATCACCATCGCGGCGCGCGGCGTCGGTATCGCTCGCGCGGCGCTCGACGAGGCGCGTTCGTACGCGACCGACCGCGAGCAGTTCGACCAGCCCATCGGCGAGTTCCAGGCGATCAAACACAAGCTCGCGGACATGGACACGAAGCTCCAGGCGGCGAAGCTGCTCATGCACAGGGCCGCCGACCTGAAGATCCGCGACGAGTCCTACGTGAAAGAGGCCGCCCAGGCGAAGCTCTACGCGTCGGAGGTCTCGAGAGAGGTGGCGAACGAGGCGATCCAGATCCACGGCGGCTACGGCTACACGAAGGACTTCCCCGTCGAACGCTTCTACCGCGACGCGAAGCTCAACGAGATCTACGAGGGCACCTCCGAGATCCTCCGCAACACGATCGGCGATCAGGTCCTCGACGGCTGA
- a CDS encoding phytoene/squalene synthase family protein: protein MSRHVDRPPGVDADLEWCHEAVQGVSRTFALTVDVLEEPMSSYICVGYLVCRIADTVEDADHIPPAAQARILRRYDAALDPDDETTIEAFLEGVEPYLPDEKERSEDWSVVANAPRVVRTFEGLPHDVREAVTPPARELVQGMAMFVERYAETGGLRIQSREELEEYCYYAAGTVGNLITNLVTRGDVASETRTKLYETAEEFGLLLQLVNIAKDVHDDYEEENNVYLPAEWLEEEGVSQEAVLDPENATGTAAVVERTADHATGFLDDAQTYLETVPLTDGNTLAAWAIPFLLAVGTLRELLARPEDAVSTRGVKISRQEVFAVVGTMTGNAGRDSLAELKEKIYRQPYHLARTSAD, encoded by the coding sequence ATGTCTAGACACGTAGACCGCCCACCGGGGGTCGACGCCGATCTGGAGTGGTGTCACGAGGCGGTCCAGGGGGTTTCGCGAACGTTCGCCCTGACCGTGGACGTGCTCGAAGAGCCGATGTCGTCGTACATCTGCGTCGGCTATCTCGTCTGTCGAATCGCCGACACCGTTGAGGACGCCGACCACATCCCGCCGGCGGCCCAGGCGCGGATCCTCCGCCGCTACGACGCGGCGCTCGACCCTGACGACGAGACCACCATCGAGGCGTTCCTCGAGGGCGTCGAACCGTATCTCCCGGACGAGAAAGAGCGCTCCGAGGACTGGAGCGTCGTGGCCAACGCCCCGCGTGTGGTCCGCACCTTCGAGGGCCTCCCGCACGACGTCCGCGAGGCCGTCACACCGCCCGCGCGCGAGCTCGTCCAGGGAATGGCGATGTTCGTCGAGCGCTACGCCGAGACGGGCGGGCTCCGCATCCAGTCGCGCGAGGAGCTCGAAGAGTACTGCTACTACGCGGCTGGCACCGTCGGGAATCTCATCACGAACCTGGTCACCCGCGGCGACGTCGCCTCCGAGACTCGCACGAAGCTGTACGAGACCGCCGAGGAGTTCGGACTCCTCCTCCAGCTGGTGAACATCGCCAAGGACGTTCACGACGACTACGAGGAGGAGAACAACGTCTACCTCCCCGCGGAGTGGCTCGAAGAGGAGGGCGTCAGCCAGGAGGCCGTCCTCGACCCCGAGAACGCGACGGGAACCGCGGCGGTCGTCGAACGCACCGCCGACCACGCGACGGGCTTTCTCGACGACGCCCAGACGTACCTCGAGACGGTCCCGCTCACCGACGGCAACACGCTCGCCGCGTGGGCGATCCCCTTCCTCCTCGCCGTGGGGACCCTCCGGGAGTTGCTCGCGCGGCCCGAGGACGCCGTCTCCACCCGCGGCGTGAAGATCTCACGGCAGGAGGTGTTCGCCGTCGTGGGCACGATGACGGGCAACGCCGGCCGGGACTCGCTCGCGGAGTTGAAAGAGAAGATCTACCGCCAGCCGTACCATCTGGCGCGGACGAGCGCCGACTGA
- a CDS encoding PAS domain-containing sensor histidine kinase yields the protein MTSEPSTETLTEILALFDAGGEPRAATEVADCLGLSRRRTVAGLDRLVDRGDLAAKSVGTDGRVWWRPLPARADAVDDAAREAVQAGGRPLGEFADRAADAVWALDDRLHFSYANSRARELLDLDGAAVVGTDVRDVEALPDRLAAALVDTHRTREPVPIEAYAEPFDAWFEHRISPSETGLSVYSHDVSEHKRLERELRTEREQFRVALQNSPVVAFRLDTDLRYTWVGNPRAGFDAATVVGKRDDELLDSAAAETVMEPKRRVLETGEGVREEVTYELPTGEVTYDLTIEPLRDDSGEIVGLTAAALDITERKTHERELREREAELRRQNERLERFANVLSHDLRSPLTVADARLELLAGRTDETDHVDAIRRAHRRMATLIDDVLTLARQGNAVVETTAVPLRRVARLAWQQVATGDATLDVVTDRTVRANESRLQQLFENLFRNSVEHGSTGNWTATQSGDTVEHGSTSPRSPAREDSVEYAFTSSRPEADDSVGHASGASGGATDADRAGVTVRVGALDDHAGFSVADDGPGIPPGEREQVFDDAYSTGAGTGLGLAIVREIVESHGWTVTVTDGDEGGARFEIRGAR from the coding sequence ATGACCTCCGAACCCTCGACGGAGACGCTCACGGAGATCCTCGCGCTCTTCGACGCCGGCGGGGAGCCCAGGGCGGCGACCGAGGTCGCCGACTGCCTCGGGCTGAGCCGCCGACGCACCGTCGCCGGACTCGACCGACTCGTCGACCGCGGCGACCTCGCGGCGAAGTCGGTCGGCACCGACGGCCGCGTGTGGTGGCGGCCGCTCCCGGCACGGGCGGACGCCGTGGACGACGCTGCGCGGGAGGCGGTCCAGGCGGGAGGACGCCCCCTCGGGGAGTTCGCCGACCGGGCCGCTGACGCCGTCTGGGCGCTCGACGACCGACTCCACTTCAGCTATGCGAACAGTCGCGCCCGGGAACTGCTCGATCTCGACGGGGCGGCCGTCGTCGGGACGGACGTGCGGGACGTCGAGGCGCTCCCTGATCGCCTCGCGGCCGCGCTCGTGGACACACACCGAACGCGGGAGCCGGTCCCGATCGAGGCGTACGCCGAGCCGTTCGACGCGTGGTTCGAACACCGGATCTCCCCCTCGGAGACGGGGCTGTCGGTCTACTCCCACGATGTCTCCGAACACAAGCGACTCGAACGTGAGCTCCGCACCGAGCGGGAGCAGTTCCGTGTGGCGCTGCAGAACTCGCCCGTCGTCGCGTTCAGACTGGATACGGATCTCCGCTACACGTGGGTCGGGAACCCGCGCGCCGGCTTCGACGCCGCGACCGTGGTCGGGAAGCGCGACGACGAACTCCTCGACTCGGCGGCCGCCGAGACGGTCATGGAACCGAAGCGGCGGGTACTCGAGACCGGCGAGGGTGTCCGCGAGGAGGTGACGTACGAACTCCCGACCGGCGAGGTCACGTACGATCTGACGATCGAACCGCTCCGCGACGACTCCGGGGAGATCGTTGGGCTCACCGCTGCGGCCCTGGACATCACCGAACGGAAGACGCACGAGCGCGAACTCCGGGAGAGAGAGGCGGAACTCCGCCGGCAGAACGAACGGCTGGAACGGTTTGCAAACGTCCTCTCACACGACCTCCGGAGCCCGCTCACCGTCGCCGACGCTCGACTCGAACTCCTCGCCGGACGGACCGACGAGACCGACCACGTCGACGCTATCCGCCGTGCACACCGCCGAATGGCGACGCTCATCGACGACGTCCTGACGCTGGCCCGGCAGGGTAACGCCGTCGTGGAGACGACCGCCGTCCCGCTCCGCCGGGTCGCGAGGCTGGCGTGGCAGCAGGTCGCGACCGGCGACGCGACCCTCGACGTCGTCACGGATCGGACGGTTCGCGCCAACGAGAGCCGCCTCCAGCAACTGTTCGAGAACCTGTTTCGGAACAGTGTGGAACACGGTTCCACAGGCAACTGGACTGCCACGCAGTCCGGTGACACCGTCGAGCACGGCTCGACGAGCCCTCGCTCGCCGGCTCGTGAGGACAGCGTGGAGTACGCCTTCACGAGCAGCCGGCCGGAGGCAGACGACAGCGTGGGACACGCCTCGGGAGCCTCCGGCGGTGCGACCGACGCCGACCGCGCGGGCGTGACCGTCCGCGTCGGCGCGCTCGACGACCACGCCGGCTTCTCCGTCGCCGACGACGGCCCGGGCATCCCCCCGGGCGAGCGCGAGCAGGTGTTCGACGACGCGTACTCGACGGGGGCGGGGACGGGGCTCGGGCTCGCCATCGTCCGGGAGATCGTCGAGAGCCACGGCTGGACGGTCACGGTGACGGACGGCGACGAGGGCGGCGCGCGCTTCGAGATCCGGGGAGCGCGCTAG
- a CDS encoding DUF7410 domain-containing protein: protein MSRSAPASPPSTDAPPNSTDAGADPTTAARTAVETVVPPDGPVHRCAYCDRPFAEESYLVLHRGLAHADELSPDEREAFTAAYDDEEAELQRFRIVALGLLVLLYFGFLFTFAAVT, encoded by the coding sequence ATGAGCCGGTCCGCTCCAGCCTCACCGCCGTCGACCGACGCGCCCCCGAACAGCACGGACGCCGGCGCGGACCCGACCACCGCCGCCCGAACCGCCGTCGAGACCGTGGTGCCACCGGACGGACCGGTCCACCGCTGTGCGTACTGTGACCGACCGTTCGCCGAGGAGTCGTACCTCGTCCTCCACCGCGGCCTCGCCCACGCCGACGAGCTCTCACCCGACGAGCGCGAGGCGTTCACGGCGGCGTACGACGACGAGGAAGCCGAGCTCCAGCGGTTCCGCATCGTCGCGCTCGGTCTCCTCGTCTTGCTGTACTTCGGATTCCTGTTCACGTTCGCAGCCGTGACGTGA
- a CDS encoding heme-copper oxidase subunit III — translation MSTEESHEDHGHHLPAVEDWPRGFGEASWWPFITALGGAGIYVGAALYIMGQGAEPIVGPMIGPATFVGSIGLFLVGIYGWLYHAFVVHFWDRGVSHHSETKLRWGMIAFLGSELATFGAVFTYYFFIRAGTWPPQELPALTSSLVLANTALLVASSFTLHWAHVAIRNENRRNFILGLAVTLLLGVVFIGGQVLEYYEFIIREGFTLESGIFASAFFGLTGLHGLHVSLGAVILGIVFVRALFGQYSADRHVSVSTASMYWHFVDVVWIFLVVVLYAGAELG, via the coding sequence ATGAGTACCGAAGAATCTCACGAGGACCACGGTCACCACCTCCCGGCGGTGGAAGACTGGCCGCGGGGCTTCGGCGAGGCCAGCTGGTGGCCCTTCATCACCGCCCTCGGTGGCGCGGGGATCTACGTCGGTGCCGCGCTGTACATCATGGGACAGGGAGCCGAACCGATCGTCGGTCCGATGATCGGCCCGGCGACGTTCGTCGGCTCCATCGGGCTGTTCCTCGTCGGCATCTACGGCTGGCTCTACCACGCCTTCGTCGTCCACTTCTGGGACCGCGGCGTCAGCCACCACTCCGAGACGAAGCTCAGATGGGGGATGATCGCCTTTCTGGGATCGGAACTCGCGACATTCGGCGCGGTGTTCACCTACTACTTCTTCATCCGCGCGGGCACCTGGCCCCCGCAAGAGCTCCCGGCACTGACGAGTTCGCTCGTCCTCGCAAACACCGCCCTGCTGGTGGCGTCTTCGTTTACCCTCCACTGGGCGCACGTCGCCATCCGCAACGAGAACCGGCGGAACTTCATCCTTGGACTCGCGGTGACGCTCCTCCTGGGAGTCGTCTTCATCGGCGGACAGGTGCTCGAGTACTACGAGTTCATCATCCGTGAGGGCTTCACGCTCGAATCGGGCATCTTCGCGTCGGCCTTCTTCGGGCTCACCGGCCTGCACGGCCTGCACGTCTCGCTCGGAGCGGTCATCCTCGGCATCGTCTTCGTCCGCGCGCTGTTTGGGCAGTACTCCGCCGACCGGCACGTCTCGGTGTCGACCGCGTCGATGTACTGGCACTTCGTCGACGTCGTCTGGATCTTCCTCGTGGTCGTGCTGTACGCCGGCGCGGAACTCGGGTGA
- a CDS encoding potassium channel family protein yields the protein MSQAVADGALTEARRRVLVYLGVAAVVMLAYAVVYQWAMGYFESTQVSYVESLHVVVETFTTTGYGEDANRWSTNGMWFLMMAMQFTGLALFFLTLPLFLVPLVEESLRTAPPTSTSLTDHVVICEFTPRGRTLVGELASMSTDYVIVEPDRERARALDVDGYSVTHGDPESVDDLEDANTAEAVALVADADDETNASIILSAKQVSDDIRVISLIENADLADYHRYAGADSVVSPRRLLGDSLASKAATSISTDLGDAVEIAEDFEIVELLVQRGAKVEGETIADSGIGREPGVNIIGAWFRGEFISPPPPDEVIDEHTILLVTGREDQIDRLKELTLSEARRYRRGTVVVVGNGEVGSTAADALVAAEVPSVVVDLAEKPGVDVVGDITERQTIREAGVSDARSVILALDNDTTAVFATLVINQVAPGIEIIARANEAESIPKLYRAGAEYVLALATVSGRMLASNLLDEEVIAPEAQLEIVRTTAPALVGTSLAEADVRARTNCTVIAAERNGTLITEVGPEFVVQTDDTLVVAGPDRDVNRFNELVG from the coding sequence ATGTCGCAGGCCGTCGCCGACGGGGCCCTCACCGAGGCGCGTCGGCGCGTGCTCGTTTATCTCGGCGTGGCCGCGGTCGTGATGCTCGCCTACGCGGTCGTCTACCAGTGGGCGATGGGCTACTTCGAGAGCACGCAGGTCAGCTACGTCGAGTCCCTCCACGTCGTCGTGGAGACGTTCACCACCACGGGCTACGGTGAGGACGCCAACCGCTGGTCGACGAACGGCATGTGGTTCCTGATGATGGCCATGCAGTTCACCGGCCTCGCGCTCTTTTTTCTCACGCTCCCCCTCTTTTTGGTGCCGCTCGTCGAGGAGTCGCTCCGGACCGCGCCGCCGACGTCGACGTCGCTCACGGATCACGTCGTCATCTGCGAGTTCACACCGCGGGGGCGTACCCTCGTCGGCGAACTGGCGTCGATGAGCACGGACTACGTGATCGTCGAACCCGACCGGGAGCGCGCGCGTGCGCTCGACGTCGACGGCTACTCCGTGACCCACGGCGACCCCGAGTCCGTCGACGACCTCGAAGACGCCAACACGGCCGAAGCGGTCGCGCTTGTCGCCGACGCCGACGACGAGACCAACGCCAGCATCATCCTCTCGGCGAAGCAGGTCTCGGACGACATCCGCGTCATCAGCCTCATCGAGAACGCGGACCTCGCCGACTACCACCGCTACGCCGGTGCCGACAGCGTCGTCTCCCCTCGTCGGTTGCTCGGCGACAGCCTCGCCAGCAAGGCCGCCACGTCGATCTCGACCGATCTCGGGGACGCCGTCGAGATCGCCGAGGACTTCGAGATCGTCGAACTCCTCGTCCAGCGTGGGGCCAAGGTCGAGGGCGAGACGATCGCTGACTCGGGCATCGGACGGGAACCCGGGGTCAACATCATCGGCGCGTGGTTCCGCGGCGAGTTCATCTCGCCGCCCCCGCCGGACGAGGTCATCGACGAACACACGATCCTCCTGGTGACCGGCCGGGAGGACCAGATCGACCGACTGAAAGAGCTCACGCTCTCGGAAGCCAGACGCTACCGGCGGGGGACCGTCGTCGTGGTCGGCAACGGCGAGGTCGGTTCGACCGCCGCCGACGCGCTCGTCGCCGCCGAGGTGCCGTCGGTCGTCGTCGATCTGGCGGAGAAGCCCGGCGTCGACGTCGTCGGCGACATCACGGAGCGGCAGACGATCCGCGAGGCGGGCGTCTCCGACGCACGGAGTGTCATTCTCGCGCTCGACAACGACACCACGGCGGTGTTCGCGACGCTCGTCATCAACCAGGTCGCGCCGGGGATCGAGATCATCGCCCGGGCGAACGAGGCCGAGAGCATCCCCAAACTCTACCGTGCCGGTGCGGAGTACGTCCTCGCGCTGGCGACCGTCTCGGGTCGGATGCTCGCGTCGAACCTGCTCGACGAGGAGGTCATCGCGCCGGAGGCTCAGCTGGAGATCGTACGGACGACCGCCCCCGCGCTGGTCGGCACGAGCCTCGCCGAGGCGGACGTCCGCGCGCGGACCAACTGCACCGTGATCGCCGCCGAGCGCAACGGGACGCTCATCACTGAGGTCGGCCCGGAGTTCGTCGTCCAGACGGACGACACGCTCGTCGTCGCCGGTCCCGACCGCGACGTCAACCGCTTCAACGAACTGGTCGGTTGA
- a CDS encoding CDGSH iron-sulfur domain-containing protein — protein MAREVTHTARGPYELTTDDIDEEYGDVAVCRCGITATPPFCDGSHRRTEDEEPGVRHKYVDGERRVVEFVYAHRTGADGESE, from the coding sequence ATGGCGCGAGAAGTCACACACACGGCCCGCGGACCGTACGAACTCACCACCGACGACATCGACGAGGAGTACGGCGACGTGGCCGTCTGCCGGTGTGGAATCACCGCGACCCCCCCGTTCTGTGACGGCTCTCACCGTCGGACGGAGGACGAAGAGCCGGGTGTCAGACACAAGTACGTCGACGGGGAGCGCCGCGTGGTCGAGTTCGTCTACGCGCACCGAACCGGTGCCGACGGCGAGTCCGAGTGA